A window of the Lolium perenne isolate Kyuss_39 chromosome 7, Kyuss_2.0, whole genome shotgun sequence genome harbors these coding sequences:
- the LOC127313109 gene encoding phloretin 4'-O-glucosyltransferase — translation MSAPHFLLLSYPAQGHITPARHLALRLLRATGASVTVSTSISAHRRMFPEAGELEHVDSAGVRYMPYSDGYDDGRKALDDSDYIAHLNLVGPRAVAAVLARLRDAGRPVTRVVYTMLLSWGAGVAREHGVPSVLYWIQSATVLACYFHVLGGTAGATTDLTAAVHVPGLPATLLTRDLPSFLLTGTSDDDPFAMVNTAFRELFFGDHRPTVLANTFDAMEPEAVATLRQHGLDVLPVGPVLSFLDAGPAATSLSQGNDLFKQDGKDYLQWLDERPAGSVVYISFGSTSVMSKRQIAEVDRGMTESGRPFLWVLRKDNPRGDEEHGHGAGAGIVVEWCDQGKVLSHPAVGCFVTHCGWNSTLESVSCGVPVVGVPQWSDQGTNAWLMEQLGTGVRAVVSDKDGILDAGELQRCLGLATSEVVRAKAKMWRDKAREAVLEGGSSDVNLKAAFVAPSN, via the coding sequence ATGTCGGCACCACACTTCCTCCTGTTGTCGTACCCGGCGCAGGGCCACATAACACCGGCCCGGCACCTCGCGTTGCGCTTGCTGCGCGCCACGGGGGCCAGTGTCACcgtctccacctccatctccgcTCACCGCAGGATGTTCCCAGAGGCGGGCGAGCTGGAGCACGTCGACAGTGCCGGCGTCCGCTACATGCCCTACTCGGATGGCTATGATGACGGAAGGAAGGCCCTTGATGACTCCGACTACATTGCCCATCTCAATCTCGTGGGGCCCCGTGCGGTGGCCGCGGTGCTCGCGCGCCTCCGCGACGCCGGACGGCCCGTCACGCGTGTGGTGTACACTATGCTCCTCTCATGGGGCGCCGGCGTCGCCCGGGAGCACGGCGTACCATCTGTGCTGTACTGGATCCAGTCGGCCACCGTGCTGGCTTGCTACTTCCACGTCCTTGGTGGCACCGCCGGCGCTACGACCGACTTGACGGCGGCTGTCCACGTCCCAGGGCTCCCGGCAACGCTTCTCACGCGCGACCTGCCGTCGTTCCTCCTCACCGGCACGTCTGACGACGACCCGTTCGCCATGGTGAACACGGCCTTCCGCGAGCTCTTCTTCGGCGACCACAGACCCACCGTGTTGGCCAACACGTTCGACGCCATGGAGCCAGAGGCCGTGGCGACGCTCCGGCAGCACGGCCTTGACGTCCTCCCCGTCGGCCCCGTGCTCTCGTTCCTTGACGCCGGCCCGGCGGCGACCTCGTTGTCCCAAGGCAACGATCTATTCAAGCAGGATGGCAAGGACTACCTTCAGTGGCTGGACGAGCGGCCGGCTGGGTCGGTGGTGTACATCTCGTTCGGGAGTACGTCGGTGATGAGCAAGCGGCAGATCGCGGAGGTGGATCGCGGCATGACAGAAAGCGGCCGCCCGTTCCTGTGGGTGCTGAGGAAGGATAACCCCCGCGGCGACGAGGAGCACGGccacggcgccggcgccggcattGTGGTGGAGTGGTGCGACCAGGGGAAGGTCCTGTCACACCCGGCAGTGGGGTGCTTCGTGACCCACTGCGGTTGGAACTCGACGCTAGAGAGCGTGTCGTGCGGGGTGCCCGTTGTGGGTGTCCCGCAGTGGTCGGACCAGGGCACTAACGCATGGTTGATGGAGCAGCTAGGCACCGGGGTCAGGGCCGTCGTGAGTGACAAGGATGGCATCCTGGACGCGGGCGAGCTGCAGAGGTGCCTTGGCCTCGCCACGTCCGAGGTGGTGCGCGCCAAGGCCAAGATGTGGAGGGACAAGGCACGAGAAGCGGTGCTCGAGGGTGGCTCGTCGGACGTGAACCTCAAGGCCGCATTCGTCGCCCCCTCAAACTAG